TATATGTCTTTTCTACAGTCATGTTTGTTAACAAATCTTTCATCATAATATGTTCTTTGTGTATAATTTATCTTGTAATGATTTGTGGTTCAACTTTTCTGATTAGTGGAAAAGAATCATAATGATAGTTTGGTTTCATTCTGTTTTCTGCAGGTGCGCCACTTACCAAGAACAAGTTTGAAGTGTTGAGCAATTTGGGTGAAAACTATGAAGGCAATTTTGTAAGTCTGTCTATCCCCATGTATTTTTTCAAATCTGGTGTTTTCCCCCTCTTTTTTAAGCCTAAAAGTTGAAGTTTGATCATGGTTAAATTTGCAAAATTCTGAAGTAACATTAGGTTATCTGCAATTTGCTAATACTATGTCTTGTGGTGGTATTACTATATCATATATGTTTCAGGACAGGGGAGAGAGTAAGAGACTAACACTGACAACTGATGCTGAAAAGCTTAGTGTGAAGAAACTTATAGAAGAAGAAATGATCACTGACCAAGATGAAATAACGGATCAAGATAACGTGGAAGTGGAATCAAAGCAATCCAGATTAGGGCGTGATGAACCCCAGAAGACAGAttccaaaagaaagaagaaatctCGCAAGAAAAACCGTGATTTGAAATCAGATGCAACCTTGAAATCAGAGTTTTCACATAAGAAGCATTCAAGGGAACAGTCAAAAGATACTATAGATTTGGACAAAATAATGGATGATTTTTGTCATGTTGAAGCTGCTTGTTCCATGATGTTTGACAATGATGGCAAAATTGACGCGCAGTCAAACCAAAAGAATGTTATGTCTGAAAACCTTGCTAATGCAATCCATGAATTTGTGAATCAGATGAGATTGAATGGGAAAGATCTGCATGAAGATGGACAATTCCTTAGCTCACGTGAACTCATGGAAGCACTTCAGGTTATAAGTTCAGATAAGCAATTGTATCTTAAACTTCTACAAGACCCAAATTCGCACTTGCTGAAATACATTCAGGAGTTGGAAAATGCTCAAGGGAGAGATGGCAAAGAATGCAGTTCACTTACTGCCTCCAACTGCTCTGAACTAGAACTTGTTAGTCTAAAACAAACTAGGGAGAATACCAACCGTAAGCATCTTAACTTTTTCAGGAAAAGGGGAAAGTCTCAATCAAAAGATCTGACAAATGAAAATGGGAAAACTGAGTTTTCAAATAGAATTGTCATTCTGAAACCTGCACTAACTGGCATTCAAATTTCTGAAAGTGAAAGCAACCTTGCCTCAATGCTAGATTCTCGTGATGTTTCCAATTACAAAGGTCCTTCAGTGAGAGTTGGTTCACATTTTTCTCTTacagagataaaaagaaaattgaaacatGCCATGGGAAAGGAGAGGCATGGAAACCCTGAAGTAATCCCACGAAAGCTCCCTGTTGAACGTCAAAATAAGTTGGCAAGAGGCAAATGCAAAGATAATACTGGAATGAGATCTCCTAATAAAGACCATTTCTTCATTGAAAAGATTGCTAGACCAATGTTTGATGTCATGAAGGGAAACAAGACTGATACACTGAAGGACTCTGAAATGATCGTAGAACAAGAAAGTGGTATTCCCAAGCTTAGTGCTTCTAGCTTATATGTTGAGGCAAGGAAACATCTGTGTGAGATGTTAGATAATGGTGATGAAAACACGAACATTTCAAGCAGGCAGATTCCCAAAACCCTTGGGAGAATACTTTCTTTTCCCGAGTACAACTTTTCACCTGTAGAAAGTCCTGGAAGGGATTTTGAGCATCATTCTGTGACTGCACAGGCAATATCTTCTCCCTCTGGAAAAACTAGGGAAGTTAGTGAGGATATTTCCTCCCCAGAACCAGCAACCTCAGTTGGTTTTCCAGCTCAGGAAACTAACAATTCAGAAGAGAAGTCATGCGTTTGTGATGGAATCTCTAATAATAAAGTACAAGAAATTAAGCCAGTGTCAAATTTCTCCAGTGATGTTGGTCCTGTTGATACATTTGAAGTCTGTTGTCCTATTAGAGATGTGACAGTCACTGAAGGTACCATGTTCAACTTCAAAGTACATGACCAAGCTGTAGATGCTGTGATAAAATTTCAGTTTGTATGCATGCTTATATACATTTGTTTTGCACTTATCATTTCTGACCTTTGATGCAGACAATGTTGAACCTGCAGAAGAGAAAAATGGGTTGGAATCAGATCTGAATGGCTTCATCGTAGGACAGGACCAAAAAATTGATATCTCAGAAACTCCTGATGGTGCAAAATGTTCTGGATGTTTGAATCAGGTAATGTCACTTCCTACATCATActtttatgtaaataatttgGGAATGAAAAGACTGATGTTAGAAATGTAGTCAAAGTTTTATAATGACACCTAAGGATTTCTTCCACAGCCCCTACATTTATTGAAAGTTGAAACTATCATTTGGTTCTTTTACAGGATGAGGATATAACAGAAGAGAACCAACTATCATCTCTACCGACATCTCCTCACTCTTTGATCTCTAAGAAAAATGAAGAGGTGGAATGCGGTATAGATTTATCTGGGGGACCGAGTCCTGTATCTGTTCTTGATACATCATTTTCAGATGATGACTCTGGACACTCCAGATGTCAACCTGGTAAGCATTCCTTCACTACAGCCTCAAAGAGCATCCCTGGCTATGTTCTTAATAGTTAAAGCCATATCTTAAAAACAAGATCTAGAAACTTTTCGTTGCAATTGTTCTATTGTCTCGAAACTCTAAACTAGAAGTAGAAATAGAAACAGGATACTGGTTGCCAGGGTTCCAGAAATCTACTCTTTATCTATACAATAAAATGTTACAGTTACAATTGAAATTTTCATATCAAtacaataaaattgaaatctgtcaaatttttgtttatttaaaatatgctAAAGCAGTTAAGAGCTtcttaatattacaaaaatttgaatttcttcttatctaatactattttttttatcttattataaattataacaagaTTAATTGCTTTAAATGTTTCCTTATCCTTCAAGTATTTTTATTTCAggtttaaagtaaaataatctttacactgatattatatattttttagtttgcttaaaagtattaataaaatatgaaatttattcaCATAATGGATGAGTAAAAATGCTAGCTGATCTAGAAATAGTCAGTCTTGGATATTTATATGGTTTCAATTCTTGTCCCTTTATTCCCTACATATGAACAAAAGTTGGAACTGTTTTGGATTGATGCACTAACCCTTTTTGTTTgtcatattaattttacttattttcagTTAACTTACAAGTACAACCTCTACAAATTCAATTTGAAGAACACGAGTCTTCACCAGCTGAAGAATTTGACACAGGAAAATATAGTTTTGGAGAAAATGAATTGATATATGACTACATCAAAGTTGTCTTGCATGCCTCTGGTTTGACAAGAGATCAGTTGTTGGTGAAATGCCTTACCTCTGACAAAATACTAGATCCTTCCCTCTTTGATCAGGTAGAGTTCTTCTCCAACCTGCTTTGCCACGACCAGAAGCTCCTATTTGAATCTATCAATGAGGTCCTGATGGAGGTTTGTCAGCATTATTTTGGGGTCTCACCTGGTGTCTCATTAGCAAACCCTTGCATGAGGGCAGCACCAAGTATGAAAAGGCTTACTTTCAAGGTCTGGGAAGGAGTGTGCTGGCATGTCCTTCCCTTGCCCCCACCACGCACTTTAGAGCAAATTGTTAGGAAAGACATGGCAAGAAGGGGAACTTGGATGGACCTTGAACTTGATGCTGAAACAATTGGTTTTGAAATGGGGGAGGCCATTCTTACTGAACTGATGGAAGACACAATTTTGAGTCTTGTGAGTGAAAGTTCAGTAAGTATTTAATTTGAGTTGAAGGACAATTATAGCAACTTCCATTTGTAAAGGACTACTCACTGTCTTCTGATCATACAAAGTTTAAAGGAATTCCTATGTGTGAGGTGGAAGGGAAGCAAAGAGGGGATAGGAATTGATTAACAAGAACACTGGAGAGTTATAGAGTTCTTCAAAGCATAATTGGGACTTTGGTACTGTTTCTTTTCAGCCTACCAGACTAATTtgatatttcataatatattgtGAATGAGGATACTCAAATAAGGAACAAGAAGTAAATGGGGAGCCATTGGCAGTTGCTTCTTGCAAAAGTGAAAAATCTAGGCTTATTTACTATGACAAACAAAGCAACAGTCTTGTTGAGGTGTGTGACTCACTTAACCCA
This sequence is a window from Vigna angularis cultivar LongXiaoDou No.4 chromosome 2, ASM1680809v1, whole genome shotgun sequence. Protein-coding genes within it:
- the LOC108329100 gene encoding uncharacterized protein LOC108329100, producing the protein MAKRSQRFPVNYEKDQSGCMWGFISIFDFRHARFTRKLIADKRHGSKHAFGAPLTKNKFEVLSNLGENYEGNFDRGESKRLTLTTDAEKLSVKKLIEEEMITDQDEITDQDNVEVESKQSRLGRDEPQKTDSKRKKKSRKKNRDLKSDATLKSEFSHKKHSREQSKDTIDLDKIMDDFCHVEAACSMMFDNDGKIDAQSNQKNVMSENLANAIHEFVNQMRLNGKDLHEDGQFLSSRELMEALQVISSDKQLYLKLLQDPNSHLLKYIQELENAQGRDGKECSSLTASNCSELELVSLKQTRENTNRKHLNFFRKRGKSQSKDLTNENGKTEFSNRIVILKPALTGIQISESESNLASMLDSRDVSNYKGPSVRVGSHFSLTEIKRKLKHAMGKERHGNPEVIPRKLPVERQNKLARGKCKDNTGMRSPNKDHFFIEKIARPMFDVMKGNKTDTLKDSEMIVEQESGIPKLSASSLYVEARKHLCEMLDNGDENTNISSRQIPKTLGRILSFPEYNFSPVESPGRDFEHHSVTAQAISSPSGKTREVSEDISSPEPATSVGFPAQETNNSEEKSCVCDGISNNKVQEIKPVSNFSSDVGPVDTFEVCCPIRDVTVTEDNVEPAEEKNGLESDLNGFIVGQDQKIDISETPDGAKCSGCLNQDEDITEENQLSSLPTSPHSLISKKNEEVECGIDLSGGPSPVSVLDTSFSDDDSGHSRCQPVNLQVQPLQIQFEEHESSPAEEFDTGKYSFGENELIYDYIKVVLHASGLTRDQLLVKCLTSDKILDPSLFDQVEFFSNLLCHDQKLLFESINEVLMEVCQHYFGVSPGVSLANPCMRAAPSMKRLTFKVWEGVCWHVLPLPPPRTLEQIVRKDMARRGTWMDLELDAETIGFEMGEAILTELMEDTILSLVSESSVSI